The following proteins are encoded in a genomic region of Phaeodactylum tricornutum CCAP 1055/1 PHATR_bd_26x34 genomic scaffold, whole genome shotgun sequence:
- a CDS encoding predicted protein: MSNLLAEHRQAIALSNMGVSLLEKGLYREALETIKDSVVAIKGLYGSQRCRSQNEHDVPVPLADEVKRAYRRLAQGKREIVSISIEVIADDDGFCSIKNLKKNLTHSSNFSICYPIRIDSFNSDMHCLDFHSGIVLHNFSTAHLCLSRLPELSPNRAQKLRDGAYKVGCLANKTLAKLILDDNEATFCGQVLQETSLFIATLATLKTLVSVLHESGCLREAKAFFQRMLDLQGAVLDVGDVELYCTMAASAA; the protein is encoded by the coding sequence ATGTCGAACCTTCTCGCTGAGCATCGACAAGCCATTGCATTGAGCAACATGGGAGTCTCTCTTCTAGAAAAAGGCTTGTACCGCGAGGCTCTTGAAACAATAAAAGATTCTGTCGTTGCAATCAAGGGGCTTTACGGTTCTCAGCGATGTCGCTCACAAAATGAACATGATGTGCCTGTCCCCCTTGCTGATGAAGTAAAACGGGCGTATCGACGACTAGCACAAGGCAAACGGGAAATTGTCTCAATCTCTATTGAGGTGATTgcagacgacgacggttTCTGTTCTATCAAGAATCTGAAAAAAAATCTTACTCATTCTTCAAATTTCTCAATATGCTACCCCATTCGCATCGATTCCTTTAACTCTGATATGCATTGTCTTGATTTCCATTCAGGAATAGTTCTCCACAATTTCTCCACTGCGCATCTCTGCCTCTCTCGGCTCCCGGAATTGTCGCCGAATCGCGCTCAAAAACTTAGGGATGGCGCGTATAAGGTCGGCTGCCTCGCGAACAAAACTCTGGCAAAATTGATATTGGACGACAATGAGGCCACTTTTTGTGGACAAGTGCTGCAAGAAACCAGCTTGTTCATTGCTACGCTGGCAACGCTTAAAACTCTTGTTTCAGTTCTTCACGAAAGCGGCTGCCTCCGAGAAGCGAAGGCATTCTTTCAGCGCATGTTAGACCTTCAAGGTGCAGTTCTTGATGTTGGCGACGTCGAATTGTATTGTACAATGGCAGCTTCAGCTGCTTAG